The Deinococcus sp. KNUC1210 nucleotide sequence GCGAGCGAGCCGGAAGTGCTGCCCCACGTCATGCTCGAAACGCTGCCTGTGCTGGAGGACGCGCCCGTCATCCAGGATGAGCCGGACCTCATGCCTGCGAGCAAACCCCGTCGGGGGCGCAGGAGCACGAAGACCCCCGCGCCGGAAGCCGAGGCCGCACAGCCCGTCACCGACGCTGAACCCGTTGCTGCTCCCCGCCGTGGACGCAGACCCGCGCAGGCTGCTGCCGAAGCCGCCGCACCCGAGCCTGCGCGTCCGGCGACCAGCACACCTGTCAGTACCCTGGTGCCGCTGGCGGCCCAACACACCGAGGCAGGCAGCGACACCGCCGCCCACGCAGGCGACACCGATCCGGCCCGCCTGCTGGTGGTCGAACAGCTCCGCAAGCTGGGCCGCCCGGTGCATATCCGCGATTTCGAGCGCAGCTTTACCCGTCAGGGGCGCGAGAAACTGGGCGAGCACAAGAGCGACCTCGAACAGCTTCTCGACGATCTCGTTCACGAGGGCCAGGTCATCCGGACCCGCAAGCGCACCTACGGCCTGCCGGAAGCGATGAATCTGGTGCGCGGGCGCTTCCAGGCCTCGGCCAGCGGCTTCGGCTTCGTGATTCCCGATTCAGGCGGCGACGATTACTACATCCCAGAAGGGCGCACGATGGAAGCCTGGAACGGCGACACCGTGCTGATCCGTCCGGAAGGGCGCGGCGGACGGCGCGGCGACAGTCCGGCGGGCGTGGTGGTGCGCGTCGTGACCCGTGCCCGCACGCAGCTTGTGGGCAGCCTGGAGCACTCACACGGCTACGCCTTCCTGAAGCCCGACGATACCCGTGCTCGCCACCGCATCATGCTGGTCCCCGAGGGGCTGGAAGGGCTGCCCGACGGTGCACGCCTCGTGACCGAGCTGTACTGGCCGGAGAATACCGGCGAGGACGAGGCCTATGGTCAGGTGCTGCGCGTGCTGGGCAACGAGGACGATCCCGAGACCGAGACGCAGGCAGTGGTCGTCAAGTACGGCCTGCGCGACGAATTCCCGCCGGAAGTGGTGCAGGAAGCAGAGGCCATCCCCGCCCAGATTCCCGAGTCGGCGCTGTTCGGGCGGCTCGACCTGCGCGACTACAACATCTTCACGGTAGACGGGCGCGACGCCAAGGACTTTGACGACGCCATCCATATCCAGCCCACGCCGGAAGGCAATTTCGTGGTGGGGGTGCACATCGCAGATGTGAGCCACTACGTGCAGGGCGGGCATCCGCTCGACGACGAGGCCTATGCCCGCGCCACCAGCGTGTATCTGCCGGGCCGCGTGCTGCCGATGCTGCCCGAGCACCTGAGCAACGGCGTATGCAGCCTGGTGCCCGACCAGGACCGCCTGACCGTGACGGCGCTGATCGAACTGAACATCGACGGCGACATCCTGGATGTGAAGATTGCGCCCAGCGTGATCCGCAGCAAGGCCCGTCTGACCTACGACGAGGTGCAGGCATACAGCGAAGCCGTCGCCACCCTGCCCGACTTCGCCCGCAATCTCGAAGGCGACCTGCATCTGCTGCTGAAGATCACCAGCAAGCTGCGTCAGCGCAGGCTGCGCGAGGGCGCACTCGATTTCAAGATGCGTGAAGTGCGCGTGGATGTGGGCAAGGACGGCCACATGGAACTCGTGCCGGTGCGCGAGGAAACGGCGCGCGGCATGATCGAGGACCTGATGCTGCTGGCCAACAAGGTCATCGCCAAGTACCTGATCGAGCGCAATGTTCCGGCGCTGTTCCGTATTCACGAGGAACCGACGCTGGCCCGCTTCCAGGAAGTGAGCAGCGCGATTGGACGCCTGGGGCTGGCCTTCCCCGGCAACGAACCGACTCCGCAGGCATATCAGGCGGTGCTGAAGAAGGTGCGCGGCACCGGACAGGAAACCGCCGTCAATACCCTGCTGCTCAGAAGCATGCAGCAGGCCAAGTACGCGGGCGAGAATCTGGGCCATTTCGGACTGGCCTTCGACGAGTACCTGCATTTCACGTCTCCGATTCGCCGTTATCCCGACCTGCTCGTTCACCGTGTGCTCAAGGCGAGCCTGCTGGGTGAGTTGAGCGAGCGCGACAAGGCCGAACTGCACGCCAAACTCGCTGAGATGGGACGGCATACCAGCGAACGCGAGCGCACTGCCGCCGAGGCCGAGCGCGACCTGACCAAGTACTATCAGGCGAAGTGGGCGCAGGAGAACGAAGGCGGCGTCTTCGAGGGGTACGTGTCGGGCGTCATCGCCAGCGGGCTGTTCGTGTCGCTGGAGAACGGTGTCGAAGGACGCATCCACATTTCCAATCTCGAAGACGACTACTACCACTACATCGAAGACGCGGGCATCCTGAAAGGGAGAAGTTCGGGCCGCATCTTCCGAATCGGTGAACACATCACGATCCGTATCACGCAAGTCAACCCACTGGCGAGGCAGATCGAATTTACACAGGAGACCAGTATGGACGGCAATGAATCCAGACCGCGTGCACGTCGCCGCGAAGACCGCGAGCAGACCAAGCGCGAGAAGCTGAGCACGCTCGTGCCCACGCCCCGCAGAACCGAGGTGGCAGAGGCGAGCAGCGCCCCGGCCCGCCCCGCCCAGGATGAGCAGCAGTCGGCCAGCGGCCCACGTGATCTGCGCCTGAGCCGTAGCAGCCAGCAGGGCAGCACGCAGAACGCCCGCCCGCGCAACGACCGCCCGGTCCAGCGCAGCGGCAGCGTGCAGAGCAGCAGCAGCTTCGGCGGCAAGCGCCGTATCGTGACGCTGGATCGCCCGCGCAACGAGCATCTGCGCCCGGTCAACGTGACGGTGCAGCGCATGTACTTCGGTGACTGGACCCTCGACAACATGCCGCCCGAAGACAACCAGGGCGGTGGCAACTACCGCAGCAGCGGCAACGGCACCACGTTCAGGGGCGGACGCAGCCAGCAGAGCAATTTCAGGAGCAGCGAGCGTCCGGCAGGCCGCAGCCAGAGCCAGGGCCGCAGCAGCGAAAACCGTGCGCCCCGGCAGCCAGCAGCGGCAGCGGCCCCGGCCAGTGTGAGCGCAGCGACCACCTCCGCCGCGACCGACGAAGGCAGTGATGCCAGCAAGCGCCGTCGCCGCCGCAGAGGCCGCAGGGGCGGAAACGGACAGCCGCAGGGATAAAGAGCCGAAAGAGTGAACCAGAACAGCGGAACTGAGCGATATCAGTTCCGCTGTTCTGATTGTTCGGTCCAGCCACACAGCTGAAGCTCGGTCTTCAGTTCGCCTTCTGGCTGGGCACGCTGCCCGTAGCTGGCGAGCAGGGCGCGTTGATCGCGGACGGTCAGGCACACGGGAAGGCGAAGATCGAAGGAAACGGCGGCTGGCAGCTCCGGGGAACGCTGTGCGGGAACAGGGCCAAACAGGGCCGCCAGATGCAGCGGGCCGTGTGCCGCGACCACCAGGCGCCCACCCGGACGCAGCACCCGCCGCGCTTCGGCCAGGGCGAGGGCAGGCGTGTGCAGGTGAGCCAGCACGCGCAGCATCAACACCACATCGAAGCTCTGGGCCGGAAACGGCAGCGCATGGGCATCGCCGCCCCGAGCGGCGTCGATCAGCGCTCGTTGCCCGCTGTGCCCACGCCGCGCCAGTTCCGAGAAACAGCGCCCGTCTCCCCCACCGATGTCGAGGACCGTCGCCGTTTCCCTGACAGGAACGACGTTCAGCAGCACACCGAAGGGCCAGACCTGCCCGCACCGCCGCGACAGCAGATCGTCACGCTGCGCCGGATTCACCGTGTCAGTCGCGCCGGTACGCCACCTGCCCGCCCACCAGCGTGAGCACCGGCCAGCCGCGCAGTTCCTCGCCTGTCCAGGGGGTGAACTTCGCCTTGCTCTTGAAGGTCTGAGGCTCCACCTTGCGCACCGT carries:
- the rnr gene encoding ribonuclease R; its protein translation is MPKSSKERGAKSSVATPPKRAENKITEDQAVPTVAQPQKTRRPRKTAEVVAANELTSPVTTSNEVLSSAEPTTVAEPTNARKPGRGRRAPAQAADALSEDTATVEAPVQPAPPVKAGRGGRRIRQPEAEAQPVLSAEPMPAELPQMELLEVGTLEAEPVELIGAPTEADAAPKQKRRGGRRASVSPVAAATETVFPSETDSAPAADDSAAYSTVEEAQVEAQVPELTAEPVLDVLPTSEPVQAEPQLQTEPPTKGRRGRKPKAVIVEAPVTERDVAGTDTVEADAAVSTPTPTEAPAIPETVEPETVSAEETPAETEAVPAAPPVKQRGRRPRKATAAEIAAVSGQPLVTPDVQTSNEVVQASEPEVLPHVMLETLPVLEDAPVIQDEPDLMPASKPRRGRRSTKTPAPEAEAAQPVTDAEPVAAPRRGRRPAQAAAEAAAPEPARPATSTPVSTLVPLAAQHTEAGSDTAAHAGDTDPARLLVVEQLRKLGRPVHIRDFERSFTRQGREKLGEHKSDLEQLLDDLVHEGQVIRTRKRTYGLPEAMNLVRGRFQASASGFGFVIPDSGGDDYYIPEGRTMEAWNGDTVLIRPEGRGGRRGDSPAGVVVRVVTRARTQLVGSLEHSHGYAFLKPDDTRARHRIMLVPEGLEGLPDGARLVTELYWPENTGEDEAYGQVLRVLGNEDDPETETQAVVVKYGLRDEFPPEVVQEAEAIPAQIPESALFGRLDLRDYNIFTVDGRDAKDFDDAIHIQPTPEGNFVVGVHIADVSHYVQGGHPLDDEAYARATSVYLPGRVLPMLPEHLSNGVCSLVPDQDRLTVTALIELNIDGDILDVKIAPSVIRSKARLTYDEVQAYSEAVATLPDFARNLEGDLHLLLKITSKLRQRRLREGALDFKMREVRVDVGKDGHMELVPVREETARGMIEDLMLLANKVIAKYLIERNVPALFRIHEEPTLARFQEVSSAIGRLGLAFPGNEPTPQAYQAVLKKVRGTGQETAVNTLLLRSMQQAKYAGENLGHFGLAFDEYLHFTSPIRRYPDLLVHRVLKASLLGELSERDKAELHAKLAEMGRHTSERERTAAEAERDLTKYYQAKWAQENEGGVFEGYVSGVIASGLFVSLENGVEGRIHISNLEDDYYHYIEDAGILKGRSSGRIFRIGEHITIRITQVNPLARQIEFTQETSMDGNESRPRARRREDREQTKREKLSTLVPTPRRTEVAEASSAPARPAQDEQQSASGPRDLRLSRSSQQGSTQNARPRNDRPVQRSGSVQSSSSFGGKRRIVTLDRPRNEHLRPVNVTVQRMYFGDWTLDNMPPEDNQGGGNYRSSGNGTTFRGGRSQQSNFRSSERPAGRSQSQGRSSENRAPRQPAAAAAPASVSAATTSAATDEGSDASKRRRRRRGRRGGNGQPQG
- a CDS encoding class I SAM-dependent methyltransferase, with product MNPAQRDDLLSRRCGQVWPFGVLLNVVPVRETATVLDIGGGDGRCFSELARRGHSGQRALIDAARGGDAHALPFPAQSFDVVLMLRVLAHLHTPALALAEARRVLRPGGRLVVAAHGPLHLAALFGPVPAQRSPELPAAVSFDLRLPVCLTVRDQRALLASYGQRAQPEGELKTELQLCGWTEQSEQRN